Genomic window (Tepidisphaeraceae bacterium):
AGCTGTCGCAACGGCCGCAGGCGAGGGTGATGCCATCGCGGGTGATGGGGTCGTAGCAGCTGTGGGTGGTGGCGTAGTCGACGCCGAGGGCGGCGCCGCGGGTGATGATCTGGGCCTTGGTCAGGTGAACGAGCGGGGCGTGAACGGTGAAGTTCGTGCGCGTGGTGCCCAGGCGGGCCATCGCTTGAAAGGCGGCCACGAAATCGGGGCGGCAGTCGGGGTAGCCGCTGAAGTCCAAAGCGTTCACGCCGATGTAGACGTCGTCCAGGTCCAGCACTTCCGCCCAGGCCAGCGCGTAGCTCAGGAAGATCGTGTTGCGGGCGGGGACGTAGGTGATCGGCACGTCGGTCGCCATCGCGGCGTCGCTGCGGTCTTTGGGGACGGCAAGGT
Coding sequences:
- the queC gene encoding 7-cyano-7-deazaguanine synthase QueC, which produces MASLRTRAIVLTSGGLDSTTCLAIARAEGFDELYSLAFDYGQRHRHELHAAQRVATDWRVIEHRVMQIDLRQFGNSALTADLAVPKDRSDAAMATDVPITYVPARNTIFLSYALAWAEVLDLDDVYIGVNALDFSGYPDCRPDFVAAFQAMARLGTTRTNFTVHAPLVHLTKAQIITRGAALGVDYATTHSCYDPITRDGITLACGRCDSCQLRRKGFIDAGVTDPTRYS